In Planktothrix serta PCC 8927, a single window of DNA contains:
- a CDS encoding MFS transporter, with protein sequence MQQSLSKFSKNDIRRSLRASTLDGVFAAIFSNATGGILLTKFLVDLEVNTLQIGLLSAIPMMVNLVQPLGAFLADQTISRYRYCRLVYGTSRILWLILGLAIFMISPSDPFSHQTLLDLTLAIVVITSLLGALGGSAWMSWMATLVPKKLRGRYFGLRNSASSLSNLIAIPVMGMMISYYPLGPIRGYGMIVLLGVIMGLMSLACQQFMVDVNPQLQHPIETLSSPILSSQTEQISERSGFLLKFGLWSKVTTLIRQNPNFFIFLIYYDLWMFAVNLSLPFFSIYLLQGLKLDVSLVTVYASLQAGIYMLVLPYWGRLADRIGNRPLLLLIGIIVSTIPLLWTKTHHNSFSIWILLPLLYLFMGGTWAALDLCNQNLQMGLAPIRNQSSYFALTSASTGISSALGTTTGGILAQFVCKNPENLLILFALSSVLMLTALIPLTFAQEPGGKSPKELLQKWGIVIGINRNLTLKNKPAA encoded by the coding sequence GTGCAACAATCTTTAAGTAAATTCAGTAAAAATGATATTCGCCGAAGTTTACGCGCCTCTACTTTAGATGGAGTATTTGCAGCCATCTTTTCTAATGCAACAGGAGGCATTTTACTCACTAAATTTCTCGTTGATTTAGAAGTTAATACTCTGCAAATTGGGCTATTATCTGCTATTCCCATGATGGTTAATTTAGTACAACCCTTGGGCGCATTTTTAGCCGATCAAACTATAAGTCGTTATCGATATTGTCGCTTGGTTTATGGTACATCTCGGATTTTGTGGTTAATCTTAGGATTAGCCATTTTTATGATTTCTCCTTCCGATCCCTTTTCTCATCAAACCTTACTGGATTTAACCCTAGCTATTGTTGTGATCACCAGTCTATTAGGAGCGTTAGGGGGATCAGCTTGGATGAGTTGGATGGCAACTTTAGTCCCTAAAAAATTAAGAGGACGCTATTTTGGCTTGAGAAATAGTGCATCCAGCTTGAGTAATTTAATAGCAATTCCAGTCATGGGAATGATGATTTCTTATTATCCATTAGGCCCCATTCGAGGCTATGGTATGATTGTTTTGTTAGGAGTAATCATGGGATTAATGAGTTTAGCCTGTCAACAGTTTATGGTTGATGTTAATCCCCAACTTCAGCATCCGATTGAAACGCTATCATCTCCTATTCTCTCCTCACAAACTGAACAAATTTCTGAGAGGAGTGGTTTTCTATTAAAATTTGGGTTATGGTCAAAAGTTACTACTTTAATTCGTCAAAATCCCAACTTTTTTATATTTCTAATTTACTATGACTTATGGATGTTTGCGGTCAATTTAAGTCTTCCCTTTTTTAGTATATATCTTTTACAAGGGTTAAAGCTAGATGTGAGTTTAGTTACCGTTTATGCTAGTTTACAAGCCGGAATTTATATGTTAGTATTACCGTATTGGGGACGATTAGCCGATCGCATCGGCAACCGTCCTCTATTATTATTAATTGGAATTATTGTATCTACAATTCCCCTCTTGTGGACGAAAACCCATCATAATTCCTTCTCCATTTGGATATTATTGCCTTTACTGTATTTATTCATGGGAGGAACTTGGGCAGCCCTTGATTTATGTAATCAAAACTTGCAAATGGGACTTGCCCCCATTCGTAACCAATCCAGCTATTTTGCCTTAACATCAGCCAGTACCGGAATTAGTAGTGCATTAGGCACAACAACCGGAGGAATTTTAGCCCAGTTTGTATGTAAAAATCCAGAGAATTTATTAATTTTATTTGCCCTCTCTAGTGTTTTAATGTTAACCGCTTTAATCCCGTTAACTTTTGCTCAAGAACCCGGCGGAAAATCTCCCAAAGAATTACTGCAAAAATGGGGTATCGTCATCGGAATTAATCGAAATCTTACCCTAAAAAATAAACCCGCAGCCTAA
- a CDS encoding LL-diaminopimelate aminotransferase produces the protein MATLNDNYLKLKAGYLFPEIARRVNAFAEANPDAKIIRLGIGDVTEPLPAACRQAMVQAVEDMGNRDTFKGYGPEQGYAWLREKIAAHDFQARGCEISADEIFISDGSKCDTGNILDIFGDDNIIAVTDPVYPVYVDTNVMAGHTGDANENGEYGGLVYIPITAENNFTAAIPTQKVDLIYLCFPNNPTGATASKEHLTAWVEYAKANGSIILYDAAYEAFISDPSLPRSIYEIPGAKECAIEFRSFSKTAGFTGTRCAFTVVPKTLTAKAKDGSDVELWKLWNRRQATKFNGVSYIIQRAAEAVYSDEGKAQVKALIQFYMENAQIIREQLTAAGLSVYGGENAPYVWVKTPQGLSSWDFFDKLLQTCNVVGTPGSGFGAAGEGYFRISAFNSRENVEEAMQRITEKFKV, from the coding sequence ATGGCAACCCTGAACGACAACTATCTCAAACTCAAAGCGGGTTACTTGTTCCCCGAAATTGCCCGTCGGGTGAATGCGTTTGCAGAAGCTAACCCCGATGCCAAAATCATTCGTTTAGGCATTGGCGACGTCACCGAACCCCTACCCGCCGCCTGTCGTCAAGCAATGGTGCAAGCGGTGGAAGACATGGGAAACCGTGACACCTTCAAAGGTTATGGCCCCGAACAGGGTTATGCTTGGTTACGCGAAAAAATTGCCGCTCACGATTTCCAAGCCAGAGGTTGCGAGATTTCTGCCGATGAAATTTTTATTTCTGATGGTTCAAAATGCGATACAGGCAATATTTTAGATATTTTTGGAGACGATAATATTATTGCTGTAACTGACCCCGTTTATCCCGTTTATGTCGATACAAATGTGATGGCAGGACATACGGGAGATGCGAATGAAAATGGGGAATATGGGGGATTAGTTTATATTCCCATTACGGCTGAAAATAATTTTACGGCCGCAATTCCTACCCAAAAAGTTGATTTAATTTATCTGTGTTTTCCTAATAACCCGACAGGAGCAACGGCATCAAAAGAACACTTAACCGCTTGGGTCGAATACGCGAAAGCCAACGGTTCTATTATTCTCTATGATGCCGCCTATGAAGCGTTTATTTCTGACCCCAGTTTACCCCGTTCTATCTATGAAATTCCAGGGGCGAAAGAGTGCGCTATTGAGTTTCGTTCCTTTTCCAAAACCGCAGGATTTACCGGAACTCGTTGCGCGTTTACTGTTGTTCCAAAAACCTTAACCGCTAAAGCCAAAGATGGTTCTGATGTGGAATTATGGAAACTGTGGAATCGTCGTCAAGCTACTAAATTTAACGGCGTTTCCTATATTATTCAACGGGCAGCAGAGGCGGTTTATTCTGATGAAGGAAAAGCCCAAGTTAAGGCGTTAATTCAATTTTATATGGAAAACGCCCAAATTATTCGGGAGCAATTAACCGCAGCCGGATTAAGTGTTTATGGGGGAGAAAATGCCCCCTATGTTTGGGTGAAAACTCCCCAAGGTTTATCGAGTTGGGATTTCTTCGATAAGCTATTACAAACCTGCAATGTTGTAGGAACTCCGGGTTCTGGTTTTGGTGCGGCAGGTGAAGGTTATTTTCGGATTTCTGCGTTTAATAGTCGGGAAAACGTAGAAGAAGCAATGCAAAGAATTACCGAGAAGTTTAAGGTTTAA
- a CDS encoding MAE_28990/MAE_18760 family HEPN-like nuclease, with protein METRLLQNFDERAQEVSRYFIFLKNLEQGSIQLSIGNANNTKIKPINQDLEKTLKATGYLLLYNLVESTMRNAIETIFEELITKNISFDDLRDEIKKIIIDQVKDKDLQSTDKLLLNLQNISVDIISATFNAIRHQENKKRLFSGNVDAREIKDTAKKYGFSFQTNQNKTRDGIDLVTVKTNKNNLAHGFQSFEEVGRNATADELLKIQKRVICYLREILINIEIYLSNEEYLK; from the coding sequence ATGGAAACTAGATTATTGCAAAACTTTGATGAACGGGCTCAAGAAGTGAGCCGATATTTTATATTCTTGAAAAATTTAGAGCAAGGTTCAATTCAATTAAGTATAGGAAATGCAAACAATACAAAAATAAAACCTATTAACCAGGATTTAGAAAAAACTCTTAAAGCGACAGGATATTTGTTGCTTTATAACCTAGTAGAGTCCACAATGCGTAATGCAATTGAAACAATTTTTGAGGAATTAATAACCAAAAATATTTCTTTTGATGATCTCAGAGATGAAATTAAAAAAATTATTATTGATCAAGTTAAAGATAAAGATCTTCAATCCACAGATAAGCTTTTACTTAATTTACAAAATATTTCAGTTGATATTATATCAGCTACATTTAATGCTATTCGTCATCAAGAGAATAAAAAAAGATTATTTTCAGGTAATGTAGATGCAAGAGAAATAAAAGATACAGCGAAGAAGTATGGTTTTTCATTTCAAACTAATCAGAACAAAACCAGAGATGGAATTGATTTAGTAACAGTTAAAACTAATAAAAATAATTTAGCACATGGTTTTCAATCATTTGAGGAAGTTGGTAGAAATGCAACAGCAGATGAATTATTGAAAATTCAAAAAAGAGTAATTTGTTATTTAAGAGAAATATTAATAAATATAGAGATTTATCTATCTAATGAAGAATATTTAAAATAG
- a CDS encoding DUF262 domain-containing protein translates to MVTNLQITDELKENAEQEIRDKRKRVDYNTLEYPIEVIVQKYVDGQDEDENELFIPDYQREMAWDEDRQSKFIESVMLDLPIPYIFVADISESEDLARLEIIDGTQRIRTLTRFIKNELQLKNLEKLKFLNGFTFKDLPLSRQRRFNRTTIRMIKLTDEADEEVRRDLFERINSGSVELNEMEKRRGSKPGKFLDLIEELSKDKKFRDLCSFTQTEIDKRDPQEFVLRFFAFLNNYQHYSSSDNKVHEFLDNYLDQENQSDSLNIDQMRNEFCLMLKFVEKYFPNSLHIYRKTKDRYEPTTRIKFESITVGIALALRQNPTLIPQSTSFLESEDFKNLTKSDSSSSQNKVNRRIEYVHYQLLGN, encoded by the coding sequence ATGGTGACTAACTTGCAGATTACTGATGAACTCAAAGAAAATGCTGAACAAGAAATTCGTGACAAAAGAAAGCGTGTTGACTATAACACTTTAGAATATCCAATTGAAGTAATTGTTCAAAAATATGTAGACGGACAAGATGAAGATGAAAATGAATTATTTATTCCAGACTATCAACGAGAAATGGCTTGGGATGAAGATCGGCAATCAAAATTCATTGAATCTGTCATGTTAGATTTGCCAATACCTTATATTTTTGTCGCTGATATATCAGAATCAGAAGATTTAGCCCGTTTAGAAATTATAGATGGGACACAACGTATTCGTACTTTAACTAGGTTTATTAAGAATGAACTTCAATTAAAAAATCTTGAAAAACTAAAATTTCTTAATGGTTTTACTTTTAAAGATTTACCCCTATCACGTCAAAGACGTTTTAACCGAACTACTATTAGAATGATTAAATTAACAGATGAAGCAGATGAAGAAGTAAGAAGAGATCTTTTTGAGAGAATTAATAGTGGTAGTGTTGAATTGAATGAAATGGAGAAACGTAGAGGAAGTAAACCTGGAAAATTTCTCGATCTAATTGAGGAGTTATCAAAAGATAAAAAATTTCGAGATTTATGTTCTTTTACTCAAACTGAAATTGACAAAAGAGATCCACAAGAATTTGTCTTACGTTTTTTTGCATTTTTAAATAATTATCAACATTACTCATCTTCCGATAATAAAGTTCATGAGTTCTTGGATAACTATTTAGACCAAGAAAACCAATCTGATTCACTCAACATAGATCAGATGAGGAATGAGTTTTGTTTAATGTTAAAATTTGTAGAAAAGTATTTTCCAAATTCTTTACATATTTATAGAAAAACAAAAGACCGTTATGAGCCAACAACTCGAATTAAGTTTGAATCTATTACGGTAGGAATTGCTTTAGCATTAAGACAAAATCCAACATTAATACCACAATCTACTTCTTTTTTAGAGTCTGAAGACTTTAAAAATTTAACAAAATCTGATTCCAGTAGTTCTCAAAATAAAGTTAATCGTCGTATTGAGTATGTTCATTATCAGCTTCTAGGTAATTAA
- a CDS encoding ribbon-helix-helix domain-containing protein yields MPETKISLDEPMQSALAEISRETGKTQSQLISEAVERLIKDYQQQTRYLLIQQAKGIWADREDIPDVQQLRQEWQRF; encoded by the coding sequence ATGCCTGAAACTAAAATTAGTTTAGATGAACCTATGCAAAGTGCTCTTGCTGAAATTTCACGAGAAACGGGAAAAACTCAAAGTCAATTAATTAGCGAAGCAGTTGAACGATTAATTAAAGACTATCAACAGCAAACTCGATATTTATTAATACAACAAGCTAAAGGAATATGGGCTGATCGAGAAGATATCCCTGATGTACAACAATTACGTCAAGAATGGCAGAGATTTTAA
- a CDS encoding CHAP domain-containing protein has translation MTTTANLIRIAAGEVGYTEYPPGSNGNKYGQWYGMNYVPWCAIFISYCFDKISLPLPIRSSKGFAYCPDGVSWFRNRGQWFNDPKVGDVVFFCWRGDGIADHVGIVESIKPDGSIISIEGNTGIGNDANGGQVMRRSRTPGIILGFGRPPYTHSVPSQTQASRPATPTPKPTPPQREIAKVPPNYHQDLVDRLLGNKSDKSHKHKS, from the coding sequence ATGACAACTACTGCTAATTTAATTCGGATTGCTGCTGGTGAAGTCGGATATACGGAATATCCTCCCGGTAGTAATGGTAACAAGTATGGTCAATGGTACGGGATGAATTACGTTCCTTGGTGTGCAATTTTTATCTCCTACTGTTTTGATAAAATCAGTTTACCCCTCCCCATCAGAAGCTCTAAAGGGTTCGCCTACTGTCCCGACGGGGTTTCCTGGTTTAGAAATCGGGGTCAATGGTTTAATGATCCCAAAGTCGGGGATGTGGTGTTTTTCTGTTGGCGAGGAGATGGAATTGCGGATCACGTTGGTATCGTGGAATCGATTAAACCCGATGGCAGTATTATCAGTATTGAGGGAAATACAGGAATTGGGAATGATGCCAATGGGGGCCAAGTCATGCGTCGCTCAAGAACTCCGGGTATCATTTTAGGTTTCGGACGTCCTCCCTATACCCATTCCGTCCCCTCTCAAACTCAAGCCTCCCGTCCGGCCACGCCAACCCCTAAACCGACCCCTCCCCAACGTGAAATTGCTAAAGTTCCGCCGAATTATCATCAAGATTTAGTGGATCGATTATTGGGTAATAAATCGGATAAATCCCATAAGCATAAATCCTAA
- the queA gene encoding tRNA preQ1(34) S-adenosylmethionine ribosyltransferase-isomerase QueA, with product MDQLDYWLESYNYKLPEERIAQNPVVPRDHSRLLVVDSPNSHRHSLFKELPEWLKPGDLLVLNNTRVLPARLYGRKSSGAVVEVLLLEEKQHHCWLALVKPGKRFKQGSVIEFEPNPLSQENFKTQKLRATVLETDGETGGRLLKFEIPEGESLIPFLEAFGNIPFPPYITDTEALPEQYQTIYAECSGAVAAPTAGLHFTEALFQRLEAKGIDQTFVTLHVGVGTFRPVEVEKIIDHQMHAEWIEVRAETVAKIEKTKALGGRVIAVGTTAVRALEGAAIAHFEGDGSGSISAPEEATKSMIKPYCGKTNIFIYPGYQWRVIDGLITNFHLPKSSLLMLVSALMGRERLLNLYQEVLEQPANEFGRQYRFFSFGDAMLILPEGVLSEFNTPSG from the coding sequence ATGGATCAGTTAGATTATTGGTTAGAAAGCTATAACTATAAACTTCCAGAGGAACGTATAGCTCAAAATCCAGTTGTACCGAGGGATCACTCCCGTTTGTTAGTGGTAGATTCTCCAAACTCTCATCGCCACAGTCTGTTTAAAGAATTACCCGAATGGCTCAAACCCGGAGATTTATTAGTTCTAAATAATACCCGTGTTCTTCCGGCTCGTCTTTATGGACGCAAAAGTAGTGGGGCGGTGGTAGAAGTATTATTACTGGAAGAAAAACAACATCATTGTTGGTTAGCATTAGTCAAACCGGGTAAACGATTTAAACAGGGTTCTGTGATTGAGTTTGAACCAAATCCTTTATCGCAGGAGAATTTTAAGACTCAAAAATTACGGGCGACGGTGTTAGAAACGGATGGGGAAACGGGAGGACGGTTATTAAAATTTGAAATCCCAGAGGGAGAGTCTTTAATTCCGTTTTTAGAGGCGTTTGGAAATATCCCTTTTCCTCCTTATATAACGGACACAGAAGCGTTACCAGAACAATATCAAACGATTTATGCTGAATGCTCTGGGGCGGTGGCGGCACCGACTGCGGGGTTACATTTTACAGAAGCATTATTTCAGCGTTTAGAAGCCAAAGGAATTGATCAAACCTTTGTGACTTTACACGTTGGGGTAGGAACTTTTCGACCTGTGGAAGTGGAGAAGATTATTGATCATCAAATGCACGCAGAATGGATTGAAGTCCGGGCTGAAACCGTTGCTAAAATTGAGAAAACGAAAGCGTTAGGGGGGAGAGTGATTGCGGTGGGAACAACGGCTGTACGCGCTTTAGAAGGGGCTGCGATCGCACATTTTGAGGGAGATGGATCGGGTTCTATTTCTGCTCCAGAGGAGGCAACGAAATCGATGATTAAACCCTATTGTGGGAAAACGAATATTTTTATTTATCCGGGGTATCAATGGCGGGTTATTGATGGATTAATTACCAATTTTCACTTACCTAAATCAAGTTTATTAATGTTGGTTTCGGCATTAATGGGGCGAGAACGGTTACTGAATTTATATCAAGAGGTATTAGAACAACCTGCGAATGAATTCGGCCGACAGTATCGATTTTTTTCCTTTGGAGATGCGATGTTAATTTTGCCAGAAGGTGTGTTGTCTGAATTTAACACACCCTCCGGTTAG
- a CDS encoding YraN family protein has protein sequence MSKVIGSLGEKLVSHWLESQGWQILHHQWHCRYGEIDLIALQEGQTTLPLLSFVEVKTRSQRNWDQGGLLAITPSKQAKLIQTAELFLSDRPDLIEYPCRFDVALVGCDRHPTQTSISKDIPNFPHPIKIGQSFSLNGYRLILQDYIESAFS, from the coding sequence ATGTCTAAAGTGATTGGTTCTTTAGGGGAAAAATTGGTAAGCCATTGGTTAGAAAGCCAAGGTTGGCAAATTTTGCATCATCAATGGCATTGTCGATATGGAGAAATTGATTTAATTGCATTACAAGAGGGACAGACGACCCTTCCCCTGTTGAGTTTTGTTGAAGTGAAAACCCGCAGTCAACGCAATTGGGATCAGGGGGGACTGTTAGCAATTACTCCCAGTAAACAAGCGAAATTGATTCAAACGGCGGAATTATTTTTAAGCGATCGCCCTGATTTAATAGAATATCCTTGTCGGTTTGATGTGGCTTTAGTTGGATGCGATCGCCACCCAACTCAAACCTCTATCTCTAAGGATATTCCCAACTTTCCTCACCCGATAAAAATCGGTCAATCTTTTTCCCTAAACGGCTACCGACTGATTCTACAAGATTATATTGAATCAGCATTTAGCTAA
- a CDS encoding Fe(3+) ABC transporter substrate-binding protein, producing the protein MNNITRRAFLTVGTAWALVAFGGLSPIQRSQANPQVLNVYSARHYDSDNQIYQSFTNKTGIKVNIVEGKAEELVERIKSEGANSPADILITVDAGNLWRAQQQGIFQPVSSAVLNQAIPANLKEPNGNWFGFSKRARVIVYNKAKINPAQLSTYEDLANPKWKGKVVVRSSNNIYNQSLVAAMMGQSGTATTENWVKGLVANFARPPEGNDVSQIKAVAAGAGQLTLANTYYLARLVASQKPEDKAVASKVGLFFPNQRAQGTHTNISGAGVIKTAKNKAGAIKFLEYLASPEAQKIFAQSAFEYPAVAGVSVSPVLASFGTFKSDPMNVAAYGKFNSQAIQIMDRAGWK; encoded by the coding sequence ATGAACAACATCACTAGACGAGCGTTCCTCACCGTTGGAACAGCCTGGGCTTTAGTCGCCTTTGGCGGACTTAGCCCCATACAACGCAGTCAAGCCAATCCCCAGGTTTTGAATGTTTACTCGGCTCGTCATTACGATAGCGATAATCAGATCTATCAAAGCTTTACCAATAAAACAGGGATTAAAGTCAATATTGTTGAAGGAAAAGCAGAGGAATTAGTAGAACGAATTAAAAGCGAAGGAGCCAATAGTCCGGCAGATATTTTAATTACTGTTGATGCTGGAAACCTTTGGAGAGCGCAACAACAGGGAATATTTCAACCTGTTTCTTCTGCTGTTTTAAATCAAGCAATTCCGGCTAATTTAAAAGAACCGAATGGTAATTGGTTTGGATTTTCTAAACGGGCGAGAGTGATTGTTTATAATAAAGCCAAAATCAATCCGGCTCAACTGTCTACCTATGAAGATTTAGCGAATCCTAAATGGAAAGGAAAAGTCGTGGTTCGTTCTTCTAATAATATCTATAACCAATCCTTAGTGGCTGCGATGATGGGACAAAGTGGAACAGCCACGACAGAAAACTGGGTGAAAGGATTAGTTGCTAATTTTGCCAGACCCCCGGAAGGAAATGATGTTTCTCAAATTAAAGCGGTGGCGGCGGGTGCTGGACAGTTAACCCTAGCCAATACTTATTATTTAGCGCGTTTAGTCGCTTCTCAGAAACCTGAAGATAAAGCCGTTGCGAGTAAAGTTGGGTTATTTTTCCCTAACCAACGAGCCCAGGGAACCCACACGAATATTAGTGGTGCAGGAGTGATTAAAACAGCTAAAAATAAAGCGGGAGCGATTAAATTTTTAGAGTATTTAGCGAGTCCTGAAGCGCAAAAGATTTTTGCTCAAAGTGCTTTTGAATATCCGGCTGTTGCGGGTGTTTCTGTGTCTCCAGTTTTAGCGAGTTTTGGCACGTTTAAGAGTGATCCGATGAATGTTGCAGCCTACGGGAAATTTAATTCCCAGGCGATTCAAATTATGGATCGAGCAGGTTGGAAATAG